The DNA sequence AAGGATCATGAGCTTATGCTCCGATGGCGGTGGCAAATTCTTTGTGGTTGGCAATTTTGCCATGCTTCAACCCGAGAAGAACGGCGGCATTGTGAGATTCGCCGCGAATACCCTTTTTACGACCGTTAAGGAGGTCGCTGACAGTGTTAGGATTCAAGCCGTTGGATTTTGACCACCGAGCAATTGAAAGTCCTTGTTCTTCAAGCTTGGCTCTTGCTTCTTTAGGAGTAAGGAGTCGTGAAGAATTTTTTTCCGATATTTGCCAAGGGGTATCAATAGATACATTTACAAAGGGGGAAATAATACACATGAGATCCTCCACAATTAAGCATTCATGGCAGTGGCGAGTTCCTGATCATTCACGATCTCGCCATCCTTAAGGCCGAGGGTCACCGCGATCCTGTGCGTCTGTCCGCGTGTCGGATTGCGCCGTTTGGCAAGAACCTCATAGACAAGATTCGGGGGGAAGCCATTGGCTACCGCCCACTGAGAAATGGAGATACCTTTGCGTCTAAATTCAGCCCGAACTTCTTCGGAGGTACGAATCATCGGATAATCCTTTGGGTTTTCTTTTTTTGTGTTCGTTTGTGTGAACTCGTTTTTATTTTGTGTGAATTTGTTATGTCCCCAAACGGTCTCTTTGTCAAGAGACTTTTTGGTCTAATGGAGAACAATGCCCTCTGATACCTTAGGTCAGCGGATTACCTGTATTCGAGGTAATATCCGTCAAGAAGATTTTGCCCAACATTGCGGCATAAGCAGGAAAACATTAATTCGCTATGAAAAAAACGAGCGAATGCCTCCTGCCGATTTTTTACAAATATTAATCAAAGATTTTGGAGCTGACCCGCAATGGTTGCTCATGGGGGGGCTTCCCCCAAAAGGACTCAATCCGCGGGAGTCTGCTCTCATTGCCAACTACAGAGCCAGCCCCGAAGAAGGACGTCGGAGTTTGGAAACGACGAGCGCTCTGCTGGCGAAATCGCAGACGGGGAAAAACGTGAAAAAGGCAGGTTAAGCGGTCGGGTGGACCGCTAGGATATTGTATTCGGATGAGAGGGCCAGCTGGTGGGTGGCTATATAAAAATTGAATATATAAAAGTGGAGACACCAATGAAATTGGCCTGGATAGCTTTGGCGGTGTTGTTGGTTGGTTGTAGCAGCCAGCGTGAAATGGCGGATTGCAAAAAGCTTGTCTTTGATTTTGAGAAAAAAATTTTGGCTCAGGATACAACCATGAACACCGCCTATGCCCCTTTTCAGCGGGCTTGTGCCAATCTGTCAGCCTCCAATATACCCGTTACTGCTAAAGCAGCCATTAAAGCAGCAGAACAATGTAATTATGCTATTTATCAAATTGATATCCCGAATAATATCCCGAAAGAATTGAATGATATTTTGGTACAAACAAGAAATTCTGCAGCGGCATCATGTTTTGCCAGAGGAAAAATCGCCGGGAATATTTTATATCAATTAACCAGGGAAGGTAAAAGATACTCGACTGTTGAAAAATTAAGGGCTGAGTATATGAATTTTCATGTCCAAGCGGGTGTAGGACTTAATCTTGCCAAGGAAATGGTAGGACTTACGGAATTGTCCAGCGAACAAGAAAACGGAAATGACCCCGTGTTCACTTTGACCTTGCCCTCGGACACGCCTAAGGAAACCATCAAACTTGTCCGTAATTCCGTTCCTGCCTTTGAAAAGTATCTTCCTGGCCTGTTCAAATATCAGGACTCCATGACATTTCGGGGAGTCGATTCCCATTATCCATATTGGTCTGCCCCTGATTCCGGTCTGCCGGAGGACACGAGCGTGACTTGGCTAAAATTTGTAGTGGCCGACGACGGCGGAACAATTCCAAGTGAATATCGCGCTTGGGGGCACCACATAAAAATAGGTATTGTCGAGTCCGGTGAGGCCCTGGTCTTGCAAAAGGCACAGGCAAAGTCTGTATTTTTAGATCGTCCATTCCCCGCATCGGGGGAGGACTTGGTCATGCAAATTCAATAAGGGGCCTTAATGTGAGAAGCTCCTTTTTTTAGATTAATGGTAAGCGGTCAGGCGGTCCGCTATATGATTGTGCCGGGGTGAGGGTCCTGTGCAGAATGATGGAAACTGTAACGTGCGTTACTGTTTTGGAGGACAAGGAATGGCTATTTTGAAAAAAATGGAAGTTGCTGTGATCAATATTACTACCCACCCTCATACCCCGAAAAAATACGTACAGCTCTTCCGCGACGCATTCAAATTGAAGTATCCCGTAGGCTACCGTGGGGTTGAAAGTTTTATTCTTAATAAACCTATCTCTATTGTAAAAAAGAAGCCCTTAAAGGGCCTTTCTGGACATTTTCATAAATTTACAGAGATAGATACCCACGGTGACTGGCTGAATTTATTGAAACTGGAAGCTGTTACCTCTGAAGACGGTGAGCCGGTTATTAATATTCCAGAAGAGATGAAACCCAACCTTAAAACAGCTCCTTTTGTTTTTTTGCCAAGGGGACACCGTTTATTCTTTCCATCTAGAGATGGTAAAGTCACATTCTCCCCTCAGCTTATTGCCAAATCCTTGATGAATTTATTTTCTCATGAGCAAATCAGAGAGTCATATGGCGATGTCACAGTTACGGTTGAAACAGAAAAAGAAACGATTAATCATATTTTAAAGATTCCAGCGTTGACCAAGCTCTTTGTGGACGTCACTTTGCCAAATCCGGATGATTTTTCAGGAGATGAAAAACATGCGTTAGAGAGAATGCAAAAGCAACACGCACGAAAAATACAAATAGCCTTGACTGGGGCCAAAGCTGAAGGGATCAAACCGGATGCCGACACAAAAGGTTTTATGAAGCTATCTACTTCAAACGGCTATGTAAAAGCGGAAGGATATGATGCAGAATCAAAGAAGGTAGAGAAAAGCACCTCGGATCATCCTGTCGTGTTCGACGATTATTATCCTGCTGAAAAAAGCTCGTTATCCCGTGTAAAGGCTATCGCAAAAAAACATCTTCAGAGGTTCACCAGGCGCAATGAAGCATAATCAGTGTAAACTCAATTTCCTGCTCAGGCATTGGAGGCGGCATTGCCCCAAGGTCCTGCGTATATATTGGGAAGCGTATGGAGGGTGGGCGGCTCTTTGGAAGTCCGCCTATCTCTGGTGCGCTGCGGGCACAACTGTTTTGTGTTTATGTTTCAGGGTTGAATCTTTTCTGTGGGACGAGGCGGCAGTGTCGATCCTCCCGGATATTTTAGGTTTCTCTCTTGGCGGCTATGTAATCATGGTCGGATTCGGTGATACAGAGTTCATTGAAGCTCTTAGAGGAAGAGAGTCTAAAGAAAGTGGCCCGTCAATTTACATGAAGATTAATGCTACATTTGTACACTTTATTGTCGTTCAAGCTATCACCTTGTTTATGGCCTTGGCGTCCAGTGCCATGGGGATATCGGCACACCCCCTTGTCTCTTTGGTTGGAACGTTTTTTTTGTTTTATGCGATAGTGACAATTCTTGCCGCCACATTCGGCGTACTTACTTTTGCAAATTGGTACGATCAAAAACCAAAAGATTAACCTTTAAATTTAATAACATCCAAGGCCACCCAACCAGGTGGCTTTTTTTTACCTCACCCGTTTTAGTAACACCCGTTACAATACACTTTTTTCCAAACCACCTACCGTTGCCTCTCTTGCTCCTTCTAAAGGAGGCGGTCCGGTGGTTTGCTGATTTCTGGCTGGGCCGCCTCCGTAAACTTCAAGCGGAGGCCCGTTGTGAAATTGCCCCGAATGTCCCTGACAACTGTTCTTGCCGTTGCACTGGTTGCAATGGTGGCTTTGATCTCCCCGCAACAACTCGGCGTCATTGTATACAAGGTTGCCCTGGTCGTACTGGCCGGTGTGGCCGGTTATGGCCTTGACCGTGCGCTGTTCCCGTATGCCCGTCCTCACAAGTTCGACATTGACGGCCTCCTTCTGGAGGAAGCCAAAGAGCTGACCAACGATCCCGAAACAGTCATCGTACTTGATTCGGCCAATGAATGGATTCCCTTTGTCGCTGCCCAGCTCCGGCGCGCCGCAATCGTGTGCGCCGCCATGCTCGCCGTGGGGCTGGGGCTGTAATATGTTTCGTCGTCATTTTGATCTGTGGCTGGCGGTCTTTGTTGCCCTGGCCGCGTTGCTCT is a window from the Pseudodesulfovibrio sp. JC047 genome containing:
- a CDS encoding DNA-binding protein, translated to MCIISPFVNVSIDTPWQISEKNSSRLLTPKEARAKLEEQGLSIARWSKSNGLNPNTVSDLLNGRKKGIRGESHNAAVLLGLKHGKIANHKEFATAIGA
- a CDS encoding DNA-binding protein is translated as MIRTSEEVRAEFRRKGISISQWAVANGFPPNLVYEVLAKRRNPTRGQTHRIAVTLGLKDGEIVNDQELATAMNA
- a CDS encoding helix-turn-helix transcriptional regulator, giving the protein MPSDTLGQRITCIRGNIRQEDFAQHCGISRKTLIRYEKNERMPPADFLQILIKDFGADPQWLLMGGLPPKGLNPRESALIANYRASPEEGRRSLETTSALLAKSQTGKNVKKAG
- a CDS encoding DUF4747 family protein, with protein sequence MAILKKMEVAVINITTHPHTPKKYVQLFRDAFKLKYPVGYRGVESFILNKPISIVKKKPLKGLSGHFHKFTEIDTHGDWLNLLKLEAVTSEDGEPVINIPEEMKPNLKTAPFVFLPRGHRLFFPSRDGKVTFSPQLIAKSLMNLFSHEQIRESYGDVTVTVETEKETINHILKIPALTKLFVDVTLPNPDDFSGDEKHALERMQKQHARKIQIALTGAKAEGIKPDADTKGFMKLSTSNGYVKAEGYDAESKKVEKSTSDHPVVFDDYYPAEKSSLSRVKAIAKKHLQRFTRRNEA
- a CDS encoding putative holin is translated as MKLPRMSLTTVLAVALVAMVALISPQQLGVIVYKVALVVLAGVAGYGLDRALFPYARPHKFDIDGLLLEEAKELTNDPETVIVLDSANEWIPFVAAQLRRAAIVCAAMLAVGLGL